The following proteins are encoded in a genomic region of Sesamum indicum cultivar Zhongzhi No. 13 linkage group LG8, S_indicum_v1.0, whole genome shotgun sequence:
- the LOC105167823 gene encoding uncharacterized protein LOC105167823 gives MEEAVMEDKKKGEEKRKSTYAIGESSRLTKRGTGRSFSAASGSFTRGGPIFRGSSGQIFGGSTGFSKGSFERSSFVMPSTGSRRGAGPSYGRGPIFSLSRSTCGRQHQGPCWRRDDIPKTCYRCEGRGHIARNCSSQTISVVESIASGT, from the coding sequence ATGGAAGAAGCAGTAATGGAGGACAAGAAGAAGggggaagagaagaggaaatcaaCATATGCAATAGGGGAATCGAGTAGGTTGACCAAGAGGGGAACCGGTCGCTCATTCTCAGCGGCAAGTGGGAGTTTTACACGTGGTGGTCCCATTTTTCGAGGAAGTAGTGGACAGATTTTCGGGGGATCCACGGGCTTTAGCAAAGGTTCATTCGAACGTAGCTCATTTGTTATGCCTTCTACTGGATCAAGAAGGGGAGCTGGACCGAGTTATGGTCGAggaccaattttttctttgagcCGTTCTACTTGTGGAAGACAACATCAAGGGCCATGTTGGAGACGGGATGATATACCGAAGACTTGTTATCGCTGTGAAGGTAGAGGACACATTGCCAGGAATTGTTCGAGTCAGACTATAAGTGTGGTTGAAAGTATTGCTAGCGGGACTTAG